In the genome of Nymphaea colorata isolate Beijing-Zhang1983 chromosome 9, ASM883128v2, whole genome shotgun sequence, one region contains:
- the LOC116259925 gene encoding uncharacterized protein LOC116259925: MGKGDFLNRLVSWTVVLLAISASGVCIEDKCGACNAVAAELQIGLSNEKPKNHLDMRHRLDSKGQREGKLIDYRVSELRIVELLDGLCEKVQDYTFEKTDSGKRAWMKVDDWDNYTLNIDKQEARAYSKDISSYCGRLLEETEDELAEMIRRGSVGPSNVGRILCEDLSKHCGKSSKSKSFDGRFGGEEL, encoded by the exons ATGGGGAAGGGCGACTTCCTCAATCGTTTGGTTTCGTGGACCGTCGTCCTTTTGGCCATTTCCGCATCTGGTGTCTGTATCGAAGACAAATGTGGAGCTTGCAATGCCGTGGCG GCCGAACTACAGATTGGTCTTTCCAAT gaaaaaccaaaaaaccatTTAGATATGCGGCATCGTCTGGATTCAAAGGGACAACGAGAAGGAAAATTGATTGATTATAG AGTGAGCGAGCTCAGGATTGTTGAACTCTTGGATGGCCTCTGTGAAAAGGTGCAGGACTACACTTTTGAAAAG ACTGATTCAGGCAAGCGTGCATGGATGAAAGTTGATGATTGGGATAATTATACCCTCAACATTG aTAAACAAGAAGCTCGTGCTTATTCAAAGGATATATCCTCCTATTGTGGAAG GTTGTTGGAAGAAACAGAAGATGAA TTGGCTGAAATGATTAGACGAGGATCTGTGGGACCATCGAACGTGGGAAGAATTTTGTGTGAAGATTTAAGCAAGCACTGCGGCAAGTCAAG CAAGTCCAAGTCATTTGATGGAAGGTTCGGTGGAGAAGAGCTCTAG